The Corynebacterium pseudopelargi genome contains a region encoding:
- a CDS encoding solute carrier family 23 protein, whose translation MTALTHPVDAVPSPPKLAALGLQHVLAFYAGAVIVPLLIAGSLNLDTATTIHLINADLLTCGLATLIQSVGIGKHVGVRLPIIQGVTTTAVAPIIAIGLSVSDGKGGVESLPTVYGAVIAAGLFTFFATPIFARFLKFFPPVVTGTVLLVMGTSLLAVSANDFVNYADNPAGRDLAYGFGTLALIVLVQRFFKGFLGTLSILIGLVAGTVVALVLGDANLDAVADADPLGITTPFYFGTPQWNIGAIFSMIVVMIITMVETTGDVFATGEIVKKRIRRDDIQRALRADGVSTFLGGVMNSFPYTCFAQNVGLVRITGVKSRWVAASAAGFMILLGLLPKAGAVVASIPHPVLGAASLALFANVAWVGLQTIAKTDLSDNRNAVIVTTALGLAMLITFKPEVAESLPEWTRTFVSSGMSIGAITAIILNWLFFHVGRQSGTDVARNQEGGVSLAELNQMDQREFEATLAPLFNNETWSLHDAWEARPFSNINELREAIQVAVLTGSPEQQEALIRDYPDMAELLTTETSAARGSLNLEELDDVQTAQLLDLSSAYRERFGLPFVAYLGTNDSIDTVLDAGVRRLANSDAQERRTVLSEIIEIANDRFDILLADANPVRSAWDRKFTEVE comes from the coding sequence TTGACTGCCCTGACCCACCCCGTAGACGCCGTCCCCTCACCTCCAAAACTGGCAGCGCTCGGATTACAACATGTGCTCGCCTTCTACGCGGGTGCTGTGATTGTGCCGTTGCTGATCGCAGGTTCGCTCAACCTCGATACCGCCACCACCATCCACCTCATTAATGCCGATCTGCTCACCTGTGGTTTGGCCACCTTGATCCAATCGGTCGGCATTGGCAAGCACGTTGGTGTGCGCCTGCCCATCATCCAAGGCGTGACCACCACAGCGGTGGCCCCGATTATCGCCATTGGGCTGAGTGTTTCCGATGGCAAAGGCGGTGTGGAATCGCTGCCTACTGTCTATGGCGCGGTGATCGCCGCGGGTCTGTTCACCTTCTTCGCCACCCCGATTTTCGCGCGCTTTCTCAAGTTCTTCCCGCCGGTTGTCACAGGCACCGTACTGCTGGTGATGGGCACCTCGCTGCTGGCCGTATCGGCCAATGACTTTGTTAACTACGCCGATAACCCCGCTGGGCGCGATCTGGCCTATGGCTTTGGCACGCTCGCCCTGATCGTGCTGGTGCAGCGCTTTTTCAAGGGCTTTTTGGGCACGCTGTCTATCCTCATCGGCCTGGTGGCTGGCACCGTGGTGGCCTTGGTGTTAGGCGATGCCAACCTCGATGCAGTAGCCGATGCCGATCCGCTGGGTATTACTACGCCCTTCTACTTCGGTACTCCGCAGTGGAATATCGGCGCGATCTTTTCCATGATCGTGGTCATGATCATCACCATGGTGGAAACCACTGGCGATGTGTTTGCCACCGGCGAGATTGTGAAAAAGCGCATCCGCCGCGATGATATCCAGCGCGCACTCCGCGCCGATGGTGTGTCCACCTTCCTTGGCGGTGTGATGAACTCCTTCCCCTATACCTGCTTCGCGCAGAACGTGGGTTTGGTGCGCATCACTGGGGTGAAGTCGCGTTGGGTGGCTGCCTCGGCTGCTGGTTTTATGATCCTGCTTGGCCTGCTGCCCAAGGCTGGCGCTGTGGTGGCCTCGATCCCCCACCCGGTGCTGGGCGCTGCCTCCTTGGCACTTTTTGCCAACGTTGCTTGGGTTGGTTTGCAGACCATTGCCAAGACGGACTTAAGCGATAATCGCAATGCCGTGATCGTCACCACCGCCTTGGGCTTGGCCATGCTCATTACCTTCAAGCCAGAGGTGGCTGAATCCTTGCCTGAGTGGACCCGCACCTTCGTTTCTTCCGGCATGTCCATCGGTGCAATCACCGCGATCATCTTGAACTGGCTGTTCTTCCACGTTGGCCGCCAAAGCGGCACGGATGTGGCCAGGAACCAAGAAGGTGGCGTCTCTCTTGCAGAGCTCAACCAGATGGATCAACGAGAGTTCGAGGCCACCTTGGCGCCGCTGTTTAATAACGAGACCTGGTCGCTGCATGATGCCTGGGAGGCTCGCCCCTTTAGCAATATCAATGAGTTGCGTGAGGCCATCCAGGTGGCGGTGCTCACCGGCAGCCCTGAGCAGCAAGAGGCCTTGATCAGGGATTATCCGGATATGGCGGAGCTTTTGACCACCGAGACCAGTGCCGCGCGTGGTTCTTTGAACTTAGAGGAGCTTGACGACGTACAAACGGCCCAATTGCTCGACCTTTCCTCCGCCTATCGCGAGCGCTTTGGCTTGCCTTTTGTGGCCTATCTTGGCACCAATGATTCGATTGACACGGTGTTGGATGCTGGCGTGAGGCGTCTGGCCAACTCCGATGCGCAGGAGCGCCGCACGGTGCTTTCAGAGATCATCGAGATTGCCAATGATCGCTTCGATATTTTGCTTGCCGACGCCAACCCGGTTCGTTCCGCCTGGGACAGAAAGTTCACCGAGGTGGAATAG
- a CDS encoding MFS transporter, with protein MTPQTSNRWLFLAVISVGLLMISADNSILFTALPALRTQLHMSELEGLWVLNAYSLVISGLLLGTGTLGDRIGHRRMFEIGLVLFALASTLAALAPNVGVLIASRALLGVGAAVMMPATLALLRITFQDVRERNLAIAIWGSVATIGAAAGPVLGGFLLEHFYWGSVFVINIPIAIVALLATFLLAPPNVTHPTQHWDLLSSVYAMIAMTGLVLLIKEVAHPSSIWLALGLSLAGSLAFWLRGRRQTQPLIAFDIFRNRLFSAGVLTALFAMFTQSGVMLVTTQRFQLTEGFSPLQAGLLTAVAALAAFPTSLIGGIFLHRVGFLPLIGGGLSILAAGFFCCYLGAITDTFGVFILGMLVAGVGAGFAMSVASTAIIGSAPRARSGMASAIEEVSYEFGALIAVAVFGTLLAALYTASSGQDASFAEAVDAGAFNHAFEWLLAFAAICTLAGAVITGWLLRDNPKGTAYDHE; from the coding sequence GTGACTCCCCAGACTTCGAATCGTTGGCTTTTCCTTGCCGTCATTTCTGTTGGGCTGCTAATGATCAGCGCCGATAACTCCATCCTCTTTACTGCCCTGCCGGCGCTGCGCACCCAATTGCACATGAGCGAACTCGAAGGCCTGTGGGTACTAAATGCCTACTCGCTGGTGATCTCCGGGCTATTGCTCGGCACCGGCACCTTAGGTGATCGCATCGGGCATCGCCGCATGTTCGAAATCGGCCTGGTGCTTTTTGCCCTCGCCTCCACGCTCGCGGCTCTCGCCCCCAACGTGGGCGTGCTCATTGCCTCTCGTGCGCTGCTCGGCGTGGGTGCTGCGGTGATGATGCCCGCCACTTTGGCGCTTTTGCGCATCACCTTCCAGGATGTGCGCGAACGCAACTTAGCTATTGCCATTTGGGGTTCGGTGGCCACCATCGGTGCTGCGGCAGGACCGGTGCTTGGCGGCTTCTTATTGGAGCACTTCTACTGGGGTTCGGTCTTCGTTATTAATATCCCCATCGCCATCGTGGCACTGCTGGCCACCTTCTTGCTGGCCCCGCCCAATGTCACGCACCCCACCCAGCACTGGGATCTGCTTTCTTCTGTGTACGCCATGATCGCCATGACGGGCCTGGTGTTGTTGATCAAAGAGGTAGCGCACCCAAGTTCTATCTGGCTAGCCCTCGGGCTTAGCCTCGCGGGCTCGCTGGCTTTTTGGTTGCGCGGGCGCAGGCAAACGCAGCCGCTGATCGCCTTCGATATCTTTCGCAATCGGCTCTTTAGTGCAGGCGTGCTCACCGCCTTATTTGCCATGTTCACGCAATCGGGCGTGATGTTGGTAACCACTCAGCGCTTCCAGCTCACCGAGGGATTCTCCCCACTACAAGCAGGCCTGCTTACCGCCGTGGCGGCGCTGGCGGCTTTCCCCACCTCGTTGATCGGCGGCATCTTCTTGCACCGCGTTGGCTTCTTGCCGCTGATCGGCGGCGGGCTGAGCATCTTGGCGGCAGGCTTTTTCTGCTGCTACCTCGGCGCGATCACCGACACATTCGGCGTCTTTATCCTCGGCATGCTCGTCGCCGGTGTGGGCGCAGGTTTTGCTATGTCGGTGGCATCCACGGCCATTATTGGTTCAGCCCCCAGGGCTCGTTCGGGCATGGCCTCTGCTATTGAAGAAGTCTCCTATGAGTTCGGTGCTTTGATCGCCGTGGCGGTTTTCGGCACCCTGCTGGCAGCCCTGTACACGGCAAGCAGCGGCCAAGACGCCTCTTTTGCCGAGGCGGTAGACGCGGGTGCGTTTAATCATGCCTTTGAGTGGCTGCTTGCCTTCGCTGCCATCTGTACCCTTGCCGGCGCAGTGATTACTGGCTGGTTATTGCGCGATAACCCCAAGGGCACTGCCTACGATCACGAATAG
- a CDS encoding response regulator transcription factor — translation MNDNATRVLVVDDEPNIVELLNVSLKFQGFEVATATSGDEALEVARQFQPDAFILDVMMPGMDGFELLPKLRAEGLDGPVLYLTAKDALEHRIHGLTIGADDYVTKPFSLEEVITRLRVILRRGSHTEEPQNDATLTYADLTLNDDTHEVTKAGKVVELSPTEFNLLRYLMINAEVVLSKAKILDNVWHYDFGGDGNVVESYISYLRRKVDTTDTPLIHTVRGVGYVLRKPRKS, via the coding sequence ATGAATGACAATGCCACCCGCGTTTTGGTTGTGGACGATGAGCCGAACATTGTGGAGCTGCTCAATGTCTCTTTAAAATTCCAGGGCTTTGAAGTAGCCACGGCCACCTCCGGCGATGAGGCACTGGAAGTAGCCAGGCAGTTCCAGCCCGATGCCTTCATCTTGGATGTGATGATGCCGGGCATGGATGGCTTTGAGCTTCTGCCCAAGCTGCGCGCCGAGGGCCTTGATGGTCCGGTGCTCTACCTCACGGCTAAAGATGCACTTGAGCACCGCATCCACGGCTTAACCATCGGTGCTGATGATTATGTAACCAAGCCTTTTTCTCTTGAAGAGGTGATTACGAGGCTCCGCGTGATTTTGCGCCGAGGCAGCCACACCGAGGAGCCTCAAAACGACGCCACCTTGACCTACGCGGATTTGACCTTAAATGACGACACCCACGAGGTAACCAAAGCCGGCAAGGTGGTGGAGCTTTCGCCCACTGAGTTCAATTTGCTGCGCTATTTGATGATCAACGCAGAGGTGGTGCTGAGTAAGGCCAAGATTTTGGATAACGTCTGGCACTACGATTTCGGCGGCGATGGCAATGTGGTGGAAAGCTACATTTCCTATCTTCGCCGCAAGGTCGATACCACCGATACGCCTTTGATCCACACCGTGCGCGGCGTTGGCTACGTGCTGCGTAAGCCACGGAAATCTTAA